The Fibrobacterota bacterium genome includes a window with the following:
- a CDS encoding ammonium transporter codes for MVTFRLLNPKTLAAWALALGLSAAAAAFADQPAAATPPPASASASASAPAAAPVAAAPATAAPSAPTDPDFAAYMNNAAPVKLTGVAGPGHNGFMMICSALVLFMTLPGLALFYGGLVRTKNVLSVLAQCLGITGMVTLLWWAFGYSLTFDSGSPIVGGLHFAFLKGVTSVPNTNYSYWVSQNVFSMYQLMFAIITPALIVGAVAERMKYSAIMLFCTGWMLVVYFPLAHMVWGADGLMNGVWNAAAKIKAIDFAGGTVVHMSSGWSALVLCLILGKRMGFGQRSFAPHSVVLTMVGTGMLWVGWYGFNAGSAVAADGIAANAFMTTTLATAVASFVWPMMEWIFKGKPTVLGFCSGAVAGLVVITPATGFVNSNGAVIIGIAAGIVPFLACSWLKNIFKYDDALDTFGVHGVGGTMGAFLTGILATADVNGNLPTNLKDIVGHTLWIEQLKAIGITMLLAMVGTAVLAYIIKAVVGLRPSAESEFQGLDLSEHGEAGYHYEEAMGHSSPANEKTFA; via the coding sequence ATGGTAACGTTCAGGCTACTCAACCCGAAAACCCTGGCCGCTTGGGCCCTCGCCCTGGGCCTTTCCGCCGCCGCCGCGGCCTTCGCCGATCAGCCCGCCGCGGCGACACCGCCCCCTGCCTCCGCATCGGCTTCCGCCAGCGCCCCGGCCGCGGCCCCGGTGGCTGCTGCCCCGGCAACCGCCGCGCCTTCGGCCCCCACCGATCCGGATTTCGCCGCCTATATGAACAACGCGGCTCCCGTGAAGCTGACCGGCGTCGCCGGCCCCGGCCACAACGGATTCATGATGATATGCTCCGCCCTGGTCCTGTTCATGACCTTGCCGGGCCTGGCCCTGTTTTATGGTGGTCTGGTGAGGACGAAGAACGTGCTTTCCGTGCTCGCCCAATGCCTGGGGATCACCGGAATGGTCACCTTGCTCTGGTGGGCCTTCGGGTACAGCCTCACCTTCGATAGCGGGTCCCCCATAGTCGGCGGACTGCACTTCGCTTTCCTGAAAGGCGTTACCAGCGTTCCCAACACCAATTATTCGTATTGGGTCTCGCAGAACGTTTTCTCGATGTACCAATTGATGTTCGCCATCATCACCCCGGCCTTGATCGTGGGCGCAGTCGCCGAGCGCATGAAATACAGCGCCATCATGCTGTTCTGCACCGGCTGGATGCTGGTGGTCTATTTCCCGCTGGCCCATATGGTGTGGGGCGCCGACGGCCTGATGAACGGCGTTTGGAACGCCGCCGCCAAGATCAAGGCCATCGATTTCGCCGGCGGTACCGTGGTGCATATGTCCTCGGGCTGGTCCGCCTTGGTGCTCTGCCTCATCCTCGGGAAACGCATGGGCTTCGGGCAACGCAGCTTCGCGCCGCATAGCGTGGTCCTCACCATGGTCGGAACGGGCATGCTGTGGGTCGGCTGGTACGGATTCAACGCCGGGTCCGCCGTCGCCGCCGACGGCATCGCCGCCAACGCGTTCATGACCACCACCCTCGCCACCGCCGTCGCGTCCTTCGTTTGGCCGATGATGGAATGGATCTTCAAGGGCAAGCCCACCGTGCTCGGCTTCTGCTCGGGCGCCGTGGCCGGCCTCGTCGTCATCACCCCGGCCACCGGCTTCGTGAACTCCAACGGCGCGGTCATCATCGGCATCGCCGCCGGCATCGTGCCCTTCCTGGCCTGCAGCTGGCTCAAGAACATCTTCAAGTACGATGATGCGCTCGATACCTTCGGCGTGCATGGCGTGGGCGGCACCATGGGCGCCTTCCTCACCGGCATCCTGGCCACCGCCGACGTGAACGGCAACCTCCCCACCAACCTCAAGGACATAGTCGGGCATACCCTGTGGATCGAACAGCTCAAAGCCATCGGGATTACCATGCTTCTGGCCATGGTGGGCACCGCCGTCCTGGCCTATATCATCAAGGCCGTGGTCGGTCTGCGTCCCTCTGCCGAATCCGAGTTCCAGGGACTGGACTTGTCCGAGCATGGCGAAGCCGGATATCATTACGAAGAAGCCATGGGCCATTCGTCTCCCGCCAACGAGAAGACATTCGCCTGA
- a CDS encoding ammonium transporter, whose product MNLRSKLVACWVLTLSLLGATASFADTAPAAAPATATAAPAAPAAAAPATTVDSATLVRIADLEAYITNSAPTKLTGVPGPGHNAWMMASAALVLFMTLPGLFLFYGGLVRTKNVLSVIAQCFGCAGMITILWWAFGYSFTFAHGSPFLGGLSFAFLKGVTSAPNTDYAYWVSHNVFSMYQLMFAIITPALIIGAIAERMKYSAIMLFILGWMLVVYFPLAHMVWGADGFMNGVWNAAAKIKAIDFAGGTVVHMSSGWSALVLCLILGKRVGFGNKHFAPHSLTLTAIGTGMLWVGWYGFNAGSAVASDVVAANAFMTTTLATAVACAVWPMMEWIFKGKPTVLGFCSGAVAGLVVITPATGFVNSTGAVIIGVLAAVIPFLAVTQLKAIFKYDDALDTFGVHGVGGTLGALLTGFLATADVNANLNTNLKGIVGNTLWIEQLKAIGLTIALAVIGTTVLAFIVKVIVGLRPSHDEELQGLDFIDHGEAGYHYSEE is encoded by the coding sequence ATGAACCTAAGATCCAAGCTCGTTGCATGCTGGGTGCTTACCCTAAGCCTGCTAGGCGCAACGGCAAGCTTCGCCGACACTGCCCCCGCCGCCGCCCCGGCCACGGCGACCGCCGCCCCAGCGGCACCTGCAGCCGCGGCTCCCGCGACCACGGTGGATTCGGCCACCCTGGTCCGCATCGCGGATCTGGAAGCCTATATCACGAACTCGGCGCCCACCAAGCTGACCGGAGTTCCGGGTCCCGGCCATAACGCCTGGATGATGGCTTCGGCGGCCTTGGTTCTGTTCATGACCTTGCCCGGCCTTTTCCTCTTCTACGGCGGCCTGGTCCGCACCAAAAACGTCCTGTCCGTGATCGCGCAATGCTTCGGCTGCGCGGGCATGATCACCATTCTGTGGTGGGCCTTCGGGTACAGCTTCACCTTCGCGCATGGCTCGCCTTTCCTGGGCGGCCTGTCGTTCGCCTTCCTGAAGGGCGTCACCAGCGCGCCCAATACCGATTACGCGTATTGGGTCTCGCATAACGTCTTCTCCATGTACCAGTTGATGTTCGCCATCATCACCCCGGCCCTGATCATCGGCGCCATCGCCGAGCGCATGAAATACAGCGCCATCATGCTTTTCATCCTGGGATGGATGCTGGTGGTCTACTTCCCCCTCGCCCACATGGTGTGGGGCGCCGACGGCTTCATGAACGGCGTGTGGAACGCCGCCGCCAAGATCAAGGCCATCGATTTCGCCGGCGGTACCGTGGTGCATATGTCCTCGGGCTGGTCCGCCTTGGTGCTCTGCCTCATCCTGGGCAAGCGCGTCGGTTTCGGCAACAAGCACTTCGCCCCGCATAGCCTTACGCTCACCGCCATCGGCACGGGCATGCTGTGGGTCGGCTGGTATGGCTTCAACGCCGGTTCCGCCGTCGCCTCGGACGTGGTCGCCGCCAACGCGTTCATGACCACCACCCTCGCCACCGCCGTCGCTTGCGCCGTCTGGCCCATGATGGAATGGATCTTCAAGGGCAAGCCCACCGTCCTCGGCTTCTGCTCGGGCGCCGTGGCCGGCCTCGTCGTCATCACTCCCGCCACCGGCTTCGTGAACTCCACGGGCGCGGTCATCATCGGCGTGCTCGCCGCGGTGATCCCGTTCCTGGCCGTGACCCAGTTGAAGGCCATCTTCAAGTATGACGATGCGCTGGATACCTTCGGCGTGCACGGCGTGGGCGGAACCTTGGGCGCCTTGCTCACCGGTTTCCTTGCCACCGCCGACGTGAATGCCAACCTCAACACGAACCTCAAAGGCATCGTGGGCAACACCCTTTGGATCGAACAGCTCAAGGCCATCGGCCTGACCATCGCGTTGGCCGTGATCGGCACCACCGTGCTGGCCTTCATCGTGAAGGTGATCGTGGGACTGCGCCCGTCGCACGACGAGGAACTGCAGGGCCTCGACTTCATCGACCACGGCGAAGCCGGGTATCACTACTCGGAGGAGTAA
- a CDS encoding C-terminal binding protein, with protein sequence MKVVVTDCNFESFAEERAMCDRNGWPLTILQCKTPVEVIAAAGDADALFVQYVPITDAVLASLPKCKVIVRYGIGLDNIDLAAAKVRGIPVCNVPDYGIDEVADHAAALSLSLLRQLPFFDAAIRRGEWPSVAPKPVLSCKDLFFAVAGAGRIGRATLERMRAFGFKLGAYDPYVPADALEAIGAEKLSLDDLFARADILSLHLPFNPETRHLVNDERLRAMKKNAILINTSRGGLIDTRALAQALDAGTIGHAGIDVFEREPLEADHPLRTCRNALLTPHIAYYSAASIVRLQRFAAEDVERGLTGQTLRCECAGVKSRA encoded by the coding sequence ATGAAGGTCGTTGTCACCGACTGCAATTTCGAGTCCTTCGCCGAGGAGCGGGCCATGTGCGACCGCAACGGCTGGCCGCTCACCATTCTCCAATGCAAGACGCCTGTCGAAGTGATCGCCGCGGCGGGGGACGCGGATGCCCTGTTCGTGCAATACGTCCCCATCACGGACGCGGTGCTGGCGAGCCTCCCGAAATGCAAGGTGATCGTGCGCTACGGCATCGGCCTGGACAATATCGACTTGGCGGCCGCCAAGGTCCGGGGAATACCCGTCTGCAACGTGCCCGATTACGGCATCGACGAAGTAGCCGATCACGCCGCCGCCCTCTCCCTGTCGCTCTTGCGGCAACTTCCCTTTTTCGACGCCGCCATCCGCCGGGGGGAATGGCCCTCCGTCGCTCCGAAGCCGGTGCTCTCTTGCAAGGATCTTTTCTTCGCCGTGGCCGGAGCGGGGCGCATCGGCCGGGCCACGTTGGAGCGCATGCGCGCCTTCGGTTTCAAGCTCGGCGCCTACGACCCGTACGTCCCCGCGGACGCCTTGGAGGCCATAGGCGCGGAAAAGCTTTCGCTGGACGACCTGTTCGCGCGCGCCGACATCCTGTCCCTGCACTTGCCTTTCAACCCGGAAACCCGTCATCTGGTCAATGACGAGCGCTTACGGGCCATGAAAAAGAACGCCATCCTCATCAACACCTCGCGAGGCGGCCTGATCGATACCCGAGCCTTGGCCCAGGCCCTTGACGCCGGCACCATCGGCCATGCCGGCATCGACGTGTTCGAACGCGAGCCCTTGGAAGCGGACCATCCTTTGCGGACTTGCCGCAACGCCTTGCTCACCCCGCATATCGCTTACTACAGCGCGGCCAGCATCGTGAGGCTCCAGCGCTTCGCGGCCGAGGACGTGGAGCGCGGGTTGACGGGCCAAACGCTTCGTTGCGAATGCGCGGGCGTGAAATCGCGGGCGTGA
- a CDS encoding aldehyde dehydrogenase (NADP(+)), translating into MIPLNQKSYIAGEWVSPDGKSFSSLNPRTGETVATYASSGAAEAEQALAAAREAYGEYRLLGGKAIAGFLSAIADEIERLGEGLLETSDRETGLGIPRLTGERARTCGQIRAFARLAEDGQWVGASIDTAQPDRQPAPKPDIRRMLRPIGPVAVFGASNFPFAFGAMGGDTASALAAGNPVVVKGHSFHPATNELFAQAVDKAIRSRGMPRGVFSLLLGNGHELGAALVKHPFTQAVGFTGSLKGGRTFMDLAAAREVPIPVFTEMGSINPVFVCAGALKSRAESIASGLSASATLGTGQFCTSPGVVVAVKNATFAAFENGLREKFAEKPRGVLLHSRIGKAFAEAVGEAGQHSGVDVLTLVDDPEVSVLTPPNVVLRTPAKTFLSNRKLSEEIFGPAVLLVVCDDAGQMREVARNLAGNLTATIQADGDDRAQVAELLEILEQKAGRVIVNGYPTGVEVCPSMQHGGPYPAASLAFFTSVGEDAILRFARPVAYQGVPNALLPEALRDENPHGIFRKVNGKLTREPVKTA; encoded by the coding sequence ATGATCCCCCTGAACCAAAAATCGTACATCGCCGGGGAATGGGTTTCTCCGGACGGGAAAAGCTTCTCGTCCCTGAACCCGCGCACGGGCGAAACCGTGGCCACTTACGCCAGCAGCGGGGCGGCGGAAGCGGAGCAGGCCTTGGCCGCGGCCCGCGAAGCCTATGGGGAGTATCGGCTCCTCGGCGGAAAGGCCATCGCGGGTTTCTTGAGCGCCATCGCGGATGAAATCGAGAGGCTGGGCGAAGGGTTGCTGGAAACCTCGGACCGGGAAACCGGCCTCGGCATACCGCGCCTGACCGGCGAGCGCGCCCGCACCTGCGGCCAGATCCGCGCCTTCGCACGATTGGCCGAGGATGGGCAATGGGTGGGGGCCAGCATCGATACCGCCCAGCCCGATCGCCAACCGGCTCCCAAGCCCGATATCCGCCGCATGCTCCGACCCATCGGCCCCGTCGCGGTGTTCGGCGCGTCCAACTTCCCTTTCGCATTCGGCGCCATGGGCGGCGATACGGCTTCGGCGCTGGCCGCCGGCAACCCGGTCGTCGTGAAAGGGCATTCCTTCCACCCGGCCACCAACGAACTCTTCGCCCAGGCCGTCGACAAGGCCATCCGCTCCCGCGGTATGCCCCGGGGCGTGTTTTCCCTTTTGCTAGGCAACGGCCACGAACTGGGCGCCGCCCTGGTGAAGCATCCTTTCACCCAGGCCGTGGGCTTTACGGGGTCCCTCAAAGGCGGGCGCACCTTCATGGACCTCGCCGCCGCGCGCGAAGTCCCCATTCCCGTGTTCACGGAGATGGGCAGCATCAATCCGGTCTTCGTCTGCGCGGGGGCGCTCAAGTCCCGTGCCGAGTCCATCGCTTCCGGCTTAAGCGCCTCGGCGACCCTGGGTACGGGCCAATTCTGCACCTCGCCGGGCGTGGTGGTGGCCGTAAAGAATGCGACGTTCGCTGCGTTCGAGAATGGGCTGCGGGAGAAGTTCGCGGAAAAGCCGCGCGGCGTGCTATTGCATTCCCGCATCGGCAAGGCTTTCGCGGAAGCCGTGGGCGAGGCAGGGCAACATTCCGGGGTGGATGTCCTTACCCTCGTGGATGACCCCGAGGTAAGCGTTCTGACGCCGCCCAATGTCGTGTTGCGGACCCCCGCGAAAACCTTCCTGTCTAATCGCAAGCTCTCGGAGGAGATCTTCGGGCCCGCCGTCCTGCTCGTGGTTTGCGACGATGCCGGGCAAATGCGGGAAGTGGCCCGCAATCTCGCGGGAAATCTCACCGCCACCATCCAAGCCGACGGGGATGATCGGGCCCAGGTCGCCGAACTCCTGGAGATCCTGGAGCAGAAGGCCGGGCGCGTCATCGTCAACGGCTATCCCACCGGCGTTGAAGTCTGCCCCTCCATGCAGCATGGCGGCCCATATCCCGCCGCGTCCCTGGCTTTTTTCACCAGCGTGGGAGAGGATGCCATCCTGCGCTTCGCCCGGCCGGTGGCGTATCAAGGCGTTCCCAACGCGCTGCTTCCGGAGGCCCTTCGCGACGAAAATCCCCACGGGATTTTCCGCAAGGTGAATGGCAAGCTGACCCGCGAGCCCGTGAAGACGGCATGA
- a CDS encoding fumarylacetoacetate hydrolase family protein — translation MSPTGNAISYLPKDGFAGTLIGRAWLPASGSDIGGPVPVLLTEQGVLDLSPLAPTCAELLNRGFSKADAGLSGLRSIGRFGEIMANTMAASKATGRDATLPYFLAPVDLQAVKACGVTFAASLLERVIEERASGDAREADRIRAAIQARIGADLSGVKPGSPQAEELKQALKSQGMWSQYLEVGIGPYAEVFTKAQPLSAVGPGAEIGILAVSSWNNPEPETVLLVDAKGRVAGATLGNDVNLRDIEGRSALLLGKAKDNNASCAIGPFIRLFDATFSLDDVRRQDVGLTIEGPDGFRLEEASQMRKISRDLLDLVAQTLGENHQYPDGIALFTGTLFAPTQDRDGHGKGFTHKLGDVVRIHAEKLGTLENRVTHCHLAPPWEFGISALMKNLHRRGLLKA, via the coding sequence ATGTCCCCCACCGGAAACGCGATCTCCTACCTCCCCAAAGACGGCTTCGCCGGCACCTTGATCGGCCGGGCCTGGCTCCCCGCTTCCGGCTCGGATATCGGCGGACCCGTACCGGTGCTTTTGACCGAACAGGGCGTCCTCGATCTTTCCCCTCTCGCGCCCACCTGCGCGGAACTCCTGAACCGGGGATTTTCCAAAGCAGACGCCGGCCTTTCCGGATTGCGCAGCATCGGGCGCTTCGGGGAAATCATGGCCAACACCATGGCCGCTTCCAAAGCGACCGGGCGCGATGCGACCCTCCCGTATTTTCTCGCGCCCGTGGATCTCCAGGCGGTCAAGGCCTGCGGCGTCACCTTCGCGGCCAGCCTGCTGGAACGGGTGATCGAAGAACGCGCTTCCGGCGATGCCCGCGAGGCCGATCGCATCCGCGCGGCCATCCAGGCCCGCATCGGCGCGGATCTTTCCGGGGTGAAGCCGGGCTCACCGCAAGCGGAGGAATTGAAGCAGGCGCTCAAGAGCCAAGGAATGTGGTCGCAATACCTCGAGGTGGGCATCGGGCCTTATGCCGAGGTGTTTACCAAGGCGCAGCCGCTCTCCGCCGTGGGGCCGGGAGCGGAGATCGGCATCCTGGCCGTCTCCTCATGGAACAATCCCGAGCCCGAAACCGTGTTGCTGGTGGACGCGAAAGGCCGGGTGGCCGGGGCGACCTTGGGCAACGACGTGAATCTGCGCGACATCGAGGGCCGTAGCGCCCTGCTGTTGGGCAAGGCCAAGGACAACAACGCTTCTTGCGCCATCGGCCCGTTCATCCGGTTGTTCGACGCGACCTTTTCCCTGGACGATGTGCGTCGTCAGGATGTGGGGTTGACCATCGAAGGGCCGGACGGATTCCGCTTGGAGGAAGCCAGCCAAATGCGGAAGATTAGCCGCGATCTCCTGGACTTGGTGGCGCAAACCCTGGGCGAAAACCATCAGTATCCCGACGGCATCGCCTTGTTCACCGGCACGCTGTTCGCTCCGACCCAGGATCGCGACGGGCATGGCAAAGGCTTCACCCATAAGTTGGGCGACGTGGTGCGCATCCATGCGGAGAAGTTGGGCACCCTGGAAAACCGGGTGACCCATTGCCATTTGGCGCCGCCTTGGGAGTTCGGGATTTCCGCGCTCATGAAAAACCTGCACCGCCGCGGATTGCTGAAAGCCTGA
- a CDS encoding TIGR02147 family protein, which produces MPMEAAAVSVFAYADYRVFLKDYYERARRIDRRFSHRYISSKMGFASASWFNDLLKGRTNLAGTHLVKLAGLLKLKDTEADYLETLIQYNQANSKKKKNRYYKKLNPALKTSQAKEAISLLEKLGFIRKDAQGAFRPASAMLKKDASFKSLYAANYLKANMELGMQALEGFQKEERHISAITLSFSKPGFDKAISEIESLRKRLMVLMKEDTRPDKVFQFNVQFFPVTN; this is translated from the coding sequence ATGCCAATGGAAGCAGCTGCCGTTTCGGTCTTCGCCTATGCGGACTACCGCGTTTTCCTGAAGGATTATTACGAACGGGCCCGGCGGATCGACAGGAGGTTTTCCCACCGGTATATATCCTCCAAAATGGGATTCGCGTCGGCCAGTTGGTTCAACGATTTGCTGAAAGGCCGGACCAACCTGGCTGGCACCCACTTGGTCAAGCTGGCCGGCCTGCTCAAGCTGAAGGATACGGAAGCGGATTACCTGGAAACCCTGATCCAATACAACCAGGCGAATTCAAAAAAAAAAAAAAACCGTTACTACAAGAAGCTGAACCCCGCTCTGAAAACCTCTCAGGCAAAGGAAGCCATTAGCCTCCTGGAAAAGCTCGGGTTCATCCGCAAAGATGCTCAAGGCGCCTTCCGTCCCGCGTCCGCCATGCTCAAGAAGGATGCGTCCTTCAAATCCTTATACGCAGCGAATTACCTCAAGGCCAATATGGAATTGGGAATGCAGGCCCTGGAAGGATTCCAGAAAGAGGAACGGCATATCTCTGCCATAACGCTTTCCTTTTCCAAACCGGGATTTGACAAGGCTATTTCTGAAATCGAATCCTTACGGAAGAGGCTGATGGTCTTGATGAAAGAGGATACGCGACCGGATAAGGTTTTCCAATTCAACGTGCAATTTTTTCCGGTAACCAACTGA
- a CDS encoding putative Ig domain-containing protein — translation MKTTRIGICGVMLLTACLFDGKQANRGSVVDNELAGQLFLGDGSAAAGARVRVYQVNHIPDSSAAAYVTTTDHAGRYTLASLPEGEYNILGDRDGLYSYQDSVSVGGTSDSLPSDTLEVPGSLAGFVGLEPNDNPRSAIVQVLGTNNFVNVNEDGSFRLENLAAGRYRLKVVTTQPNYTPLFVPLLARTGYQDTLADTLRLPYTGIPVVTGMRATYDTLNGIVHLTWDPVKYVNLSQYLVFRDSSATIELSRQSIGLATETAFSDTLLLPSRHGLFTQQDTTDRHLEYRIKVRSKSDTVGANFGFVPLFAVAPAKVRTFLSLDVVKVTWDSAINADSTILAAHLSNLIRGLTEISWALGSPDSVVKVRSLNGLHTLTDSLGFNWSAQGPYKAYVKVRDSLGLIWEDSLSIHGNSAPSIGGNPATRIRVGQEFLFTPAFADPDSDALRFSATALPYWLTLNSATGQLRGTPKSQDSGTYSGVTLKVTDGRREAFLPPFDLKVSENPWILRRDVPAVGASGFYAHYFLPIAGKIYAGVTYAMHDLSPDTLLIYDPSTNSWSGRKLPFAPYNTSPQALNGRIFYLAPGKAMRSYDPIADSMRTLTSSPIADPGIYGRSAVSEGKYYYMCGGTDGDCGNGSSADGLAVYDPGSNAWTLKSPPPFKSKRILRLGTPVGVGGKIYLVGSYPADTDPAITNFPSRSVLVYDPATDAWSDGPGMDWAVAGGGTCVAGNKLFVAGGESGDNNFGPVPTSGMDEFDPAAGAWTGKTDMIAKIGSPLCAEVGGRFYVLNRRDESVSNSNFLLLEYDPSKDGP, via the coding sequence ATGAAGACTACGAGGATCGGGATATGCGGCGTCATGCTGCTGACGGCTTGCCTGTTCGATGGAAAACAGGCTAACCGGGGTTCGGTGGTCGACAATGAGCTGGCTGGACAGCTTTTTCTCGGGGACGGCAGTGCCGCCGCGGGAGCCCGCGTTCGGGTGTATCAGGTCAACCACATCCCGGACTCTTCCGCCGCGGCCTACGTGACCACCACGGACCATGCAGGCCGTTATACCCTCGCTTCCCTGCCGGAGGGAGAATACAACATCCTCGGCGATAGGGATGGTCTCTATTCCTACCAGGATTCCGTCTCGGTGGGCGGAACGTCCGACTCCCTTCCTTCCGATACCCTTGAAGTTCCCGGCAGCCTCGCCGGATTCGTCGGGCTTGAACCCAACGACAACCCGCGATCCGCGATCGTACAAGTTCTCGGGACCAATAATTTCGTCAACGTCAACGAGGATGGAAGCTTCAGGCTGGAAAACCTTGCGGCCGGACGGTACCGCTTGAAAGTGGTGACCACTCAACCCAATTACACTCCCCTGTTCGTCCCGCTCTTGGCTCGGACCGGGTACCAGGATACCCTGGCGGATACCTTGCGGCTGCCATATACCGGAATACCGGTGGTGACTGGAATGAGGGCTACCTATGATACCTTGAACGGCATAGTCCACCTCACGTGGGATCCGGTCAAGTACGTCAATCTGTCGCAATATCTGGTGTTCCGCGATTCGTCCGCGACTATCGAGCTTTCCCGGCAATCCATCGGCTTGGCGACGGAAACGGCTTTTTCCGATACCCTACTCTTGCCTTCCCGCCACGGACTTTTCACGCAGCAGGATACGACCGATCGCCACCTTGAGTACCGTATCAAGGTTCGCAGCAAATCGGATACGGTAGGCGCGAACTTCGGCTTCGTGCCCCTATTCGCCGTGGCGCCCGCCAAAGTACGGACCTTCCTAAGCCTGGATGTCGTAAAGGTCACTTGGGATTCCGCTATCAACGCGGATTCAACCATCCTGGCTGCGCACCTCAGCAATTTAATCCGGGGTTTGACGGAGATTTCGTGGGCCTTGGGCAGTCCGGATTCGGTTGTCAAAGTCCGGTCCCTAAACGGGCTCCATACGCTTACCGACTCTCTGGGGTTTAACTGGTCTGCGCAGGGGCCTTATAAGGCGTATGTGAAGGTGAGAGATTCCCTCGGATTGATTTGGGAGGATAGCCTTTCCATTCACGGAAACAGCGCGCCTAGCATCGGCGGAAATCCGGCTACACGCATACGGGTGGGCCAGGAATTCCTTTTCACGCCCGCCTTCGCGGACCCGGATAGCGATGCTTTGCGATTTTCCGCTACGGCGCTTCCGTACTGGCTCACGTTGAACTCCGCCACCGGGCAATTGCGAGGCACGCCCAAAAGCCAGGATAGCGGGACATACTCCGGCGTGACGCTCAAGGTCACCGATGGAAGGCGGGAAGCGTTCTTGCCGCCCTTCGATCTCAAGGTGAGCGAAAACCCCTGGATCCTGCGCCGAGACGTACCCGCTGTTGGCGCCAGCGGTTTTTATGCGCATTACTTCCTGCCCATAGCCGGGAAAATCTATGCGGGCGTAACCTATGCAATGCATGATCTCAGCCCAGATACCCTGTTAATCTATGACCCGTCGACGAATAGCTGGTCGGGCCGGAAGCTTCCCTTTGCGCCTTACAACACATCGCCCCAGGCGCTGAACGGGAGAATCTTCTATCTGGCCCCCGGCAAAGCCATGCGCTCCTATGATCCCATTGCCGATTCGATGCGAACCTTGACTTCTTCTCCAATCGCCGACCCGGGCATCTACGGCCGATCGGCCGTGTCGGAAGGCAAATACTATTACATGTGCGGCGGCACGGATGGCGATTGCGGAAACGGATCCAGTGCGGATGGACTAGCGGTGTATGACCCGGGTTCGAACGCGTGGACGCTTAAATCCCCGCCCCCTTTCAAGTCGAAGCGGATCCTGCGCCTAGGTACGCCGGTCGGCGTGGGCGGCAAAATCTATCTCGTCGGAAGCTATCCGGCCGACACGGATCCGGCAATCACGAATTTTCCTTCCAGATCGGTATTGGTTTATGATCCGGCCACGGATGCATGGAGCGATGGTCCGGGTATGGATTGGGCGGTCGCGGGGGGAGGTACATGCGTTGCGGGTAATAAGCTATTCGTTGCGGGCGGCGAGTCCGGCGACAATAATTTCGGCCCAGTTCCCACAAGCGGTATGGATGAATTCGATCCCGCAGCCGGAGCCTGGACTGGGAAGACGGATATGATCGCGAAAATCGGTTCCCCCTTATGCGCGGAAGTCGGAGGGAGATTTTATGTCCTGAACCGCAGGGACGAATCGGTTTCCAATTCGAATTTCTTATTGCTGGAATATGATCCGAGCAAAGACGGTCCGTGA
- a CDS encoding SMP-30/gluconolactonase/LRE family protein produces the protein MSITPECVWEEPAILGEGSVWVERENSLYWVDLVGKKVHRYGLADKARKTWSFATEVTSLAPRRRGGFVGTTRHAIAFFDFSSDIVAPRVIAEFETDIPGNRFNDGKADALGRFWTGTVDEANWRDATGSLYRLNVDLSVQNIESGYICSNGPAFSVDKKTFYHNETMKGLVYAFDLDGDGEIRNKREFVKLGADEGGPDGITVDSEDCLWVCHFGGGRVTRFSPKGERLQTLLLPVPNVTSCTFAGAGLDTLFITTARYGMSEADIRKQPLAGSLFACKPGVRGLPTPDFAG, from the coding sequence ATGTCGATTACTCCGGAATGCGTTTGGGAAGAACCGGCCATCCTCGGCGAGGGATCCGTGTGGGTGGAGCGGGAGAATTCCCTCTACTGGGTCGACCTGGTGGGCAAGAAGGTCCACCGATATGGACTTGCGGACAAGGCCCGGAAAACCTGGTCCTTCGCAACCGAGGTGACCAGCCTGGCCCCGCGCCGACGCGGGGGTTTCGTAGGAACGACGCGGCATGCCATCGCCTTTTTCGATTTCTCGTCGGATATCGTGGCCCCGCGCGTCATCGCGGAATTCGAAACCGACATACCGGGCAATCGTTTCAATGACGGCAAGGCGGATGCCTTGGGCCGCTTCTGGACCGGCACCGTGGACGAAGCGAATTGGCGGGACGCGACCGGGAGCCTCTATCGCCTTAACGTGGATTTATCCGTCCAGAATATCGAGAGCGGATACATCTGCAGCAACGGTCCGGCCTTCAGCGTCGACAAGAAGACCTTCTACCACAACGAGACCATGAAGGGCTTGGTCTACGCCTTCGACCTCGACGGCGACGGCGAAATCCGCAACAAGCGCGAGTTCGTGAAACTAGGCGCCGACGAGGGCGGCCCGGACGGCATCACCGTGGACTCCGAAGATTGCCTGTGGGTCTGCCATTTCGGCGGCGGCCGCGTGACGCGCTTTTCCCCCAAGGGAGAACGCCTACAGACCCTTTTACTGCCGGTTCCCAACGTAACCTCCTGCACCTTCGCGGGCGCGGGATTGGATACGCTTTTCATCACCACGGCCCGCTACGGCATGAGCGAAGCGGATATCCGCAAGCAACCTCTCGCGGGAAGCTTGTTCGCCTGCAAACCCGGCGTGCGGGGATTGCCGACGCCGGATTTCGCCGGATAG